The Geothrix sp. genome window below encodes:
- a CDS encoding NAD(+)/NADH kinase yields MPQRLILVAKVKSPHLGSTLRAALPPFLERGWTVTGERALAEPWALAGLDPARLVLDEELGAAQPPAALCLVLGGDGTLLHAARRVGLRGTPILGINLGSLGFLTAHPVEGARAAVGAFLAGSLLPDVRPMLEAELWRGDELLARHTVLNDAVVAKGALARIMDMHLRVGAQDAGPIKADGLIVATPTGSTAYALSAGGPILHPSLEAFVIAPICPHTLTLRPSVVPADRPISITLEEAEDAHLTLDGQVGLKLLPGDQVRLRQAEARITLLQQPGLDFFALLQQKLHWGDR; encoded by the coding sequence ATGCCCCAGCGACTGATCCTCGTGGCCAAGGTCAAATCCCCGCACCTGGGGTCCACCCTGCGCGCAGCGCTGCCTCCCTTCCTGGAGCGGGGCTGGACCGTGACTGGCGAGCGGGCCCTGGCCGAGCCCTGGGCCCTGGCGGGACTGGACCCGGCGCGGCTCGTCCTGGATGAAGAACTGGGCGCCGCCCAGCCGCCCGCGGCCCTCTGCCTCGTGCTCGGCGGCGACGGCACGCTGCTCCATGCGGCCCGCCGCGTGGGCCTGCGGGGCACCCCGATCCTGGGCATCAACCTGGGCTCCCTGGGTTTCCTCACGGCCCACCCCGTCGAGGGGGCCCGCGCGGCCGTCGGGGCCTTCCTCGCCGGTTCGCTCCTGCCCGATGTGCGGCCCATGCTCGAAGCCGAGCTGTGGCGGGGGGACGAGCTGCTGGCGCGCCACACCGTGCTGAACGACGCCGTGGTGGCCAAGGGCGCCCTCGCCCGCATCATGGACATGCACCTGCGGGTGGGCGCGCAGGACGCCGGACCCATCAAGGCTGACGGGCTCATCGTGGCCACGCCCACGGGCTCCACGGCCTACGCCCTGTCTGCCGGCGGCCCCATCCTCCATCCCAGCCTCGAGGCCTTCGTCATCGCCCCCATCTGCCCGCACACCCTGACCCTGCGTCCCTCGGTGGTGCCCGCCGACCGCCCCATCTCGATCACCCTCGAAGAGGCCGAGGACGCCCACCTCACCCTGGATGGCCAAGTGGGCCTCAAGCTGCTGCCCGGCGACCAGGTGCGCCTGCGCCAGGCCGAGGCCAGGATCACCCTGCTCCAGCAGCCCGGCCTCGATTTCTTCGCCCTGCTCCAGCAGAAGCTGCACTGGGGCGATCGGTAG
- a CDS encoding PBP1A family penicillin-binding protein, which produces MASLYRYPWGMASASATSSILSRHWLRRALVAMAAVIAVGAAAFAVSWSVLSRDADSFLTLFALRVPKTITKVLDQNGNVIGIFAEEHRVVIPYGDIPKAFVNAVVATEDADFWGHSGVSGRGIARAGWNFVASFGRRREGGSTLTMQLIRTVTAKRQKRLDRKLKEIILARKLEKAYSKKQIMEMYANEVWFGGTRYGIEVAAQFYFGKSAPQLNVEECILLAGIINNPAYYNPYSNDPAIRRLVRSRRDHVVIRMAKEGYLKPQEASLLLERPIRLARENAHEEAVAPYAVEEVRKYLYEKYGREQVLNGGLEVTTTLDSFWQESANDAVRAGVKAVDRRRGFRKEGVQFVTDPETTQLNGWKRYLEPGDGVRGVILGWKGGKAQVRIGKVTLEVPDTAFAWAGKDLQKLLPRGAAPLFTVKTAEDGTPKTLELDQDPSVEGSLLAVDPKTGEIRAMVGGYDFNRSKFNRTTQALRQVGSTMKAFVYGAAFTAGKTPATMVQDVPTRFLDTVDFLTVTNPDGTSEFKPLRSNVKPYEPKNYERDFWGPIPIWEALRDSRNVPAVRTLDDVGVLNVIDFARKCGITGTIPPYPSMALGSADLTLKEMVRGYATIANGGLQSPAPFLIKKVVDRNGRVLESHGGSATEQVLDPQSTFQLIQCLQGVATSGTGARSNEVGWPVAGKTGTTDDHTDGWFIGFSTRVVCGVWVGLDEKKTIFRGADGAKVALPIWIDFMKAALPTTPREEFQAPEGMEWADVDRYTGLLATSATSDRVLHLAFKPGTAPRSGSDAEAIQKVREARDKANGQPTEVRIWGRPKPVEEPKPVDLGASDPNA; this is translated from the coding sequence ATGGCATCACTCTACCGCTATCCTTGGGGCATGGCTTCCGCGTCGGCGACCTCCTCCATCCTCTCCCGCCACTGGCTGCGCCGGGCCCTCGTGGCCATGGCCGCCGTCATCGCCGTGGGCGCCGCGGCCTTCGCGGTGTCCTGGTCCGTGCTGTCCCGCGATGCCGACAGCTTCCTCACGCTGTTCGCCCTGCGGGTGCCCAAGACCATCACCAAGGTGCTGGACCAGAATGGCAATGTCATCGGCATCTTCGCCGAGGAGCACCGCGTGGTGATCCCCTACGGGGACATTCCCAAGGCCTTCGTCAACGCCGTGGTGGCCACGGAGGATGCCGACTTCTGGGGGCACAGCGGCGTCTCCGGGCGGGGCATCGCCCGCGCCGGCTGGAATTTCGTCGCCAGTTTCGGCCGCCGCCGCGAGGGCGGCTCGACCCTCACCATGCAGCTCATCCGCACCGTGACGGCCAAGCGGCAGAAGCGCCTGGACCGCAAGCTCAAGGAGATCATCCTCGCCCGCAAGCTGGAGAAGGCCTACTCCAAGAAGCAGATCATGGAGATGTACGCCAACGAGGTGTGGTTCGGCGGCACCCGGTACGGCATCGAAGTGGCCGCCCAGTTCTACTTCGGGAAGAGCGCCCCGCAGCTGAATGTGGAGGAGTGCATCCTCCTGGCCGGCATCATCAACAACCCCGCCTACTACAACCCCTACTCCAACGACCCGGCGATCCGCCGGCTGGTGCGGAGCCGGCGGGACCATGTGGTCATCCGCATGGCCAAGGAAGGCTACCTGAAGCCCCAGGAGGCCAGCCTGCTCCTGGAGCGGCCCATCCGTCTCGCCCGGGAGAATGCCCACGAAGAAGCCGTGGCCCCCTACGCGGTCGAAGAAGTCCGCAAGTACCTCTACGAGAAATACGGCCGCGAGCAGGTGCTGAACGGCGGCCTGGAGGTCACCACCACGCTGGACAGCTTCTGGCAGGAATCGGCCAATGATGCGGTGCGGGCCGGCGTCAAGGCCGTGGACCGCCGCCGGGGTTTCCGCAAGGAGGGGGTGCAGTTCGTCACGGACCCCGAGACCACGCAGCTGAACGGTTGGAAGCGCTACCTCGAGCCGGGCGACGGTGTCCGGGGCGTCATCCTCGGCTGGAAGGGCGGCAAGGCGCAGGTGCGCATCGGCAAGGTCACCCTTGAGGTGCCCGACACCGCCTTCGCCTGGGCCGGCAAGGATCTCCAGAAGCTGCTGCCCCGGGGGGCCGCACCGCTCTTCACGGTGAAGACCGCCGAGGATGGGACGCCGAAGACGCTGGAACTCGACCAGGACCCCTCGGTGGAAGGCTCCCTCCTGGCGGTGGATCCCAAGACCGGCGAGATCCGCGCCATGGTGGGCGGCTATGACTTCAACCGCTCCAAGTTCAACCGCACCACCCAGGCTTTGCGCCAGGTGGGCTCCACCATGAAGGCCTTTGTGTACGGCGCCGCCTTCACGGCCGGAAAGACCCCCGCCACCATGGTCCAGGATGTGCCCACGCGGTTCCTCGACACCGTGGACTTCCTCACGGTCACGAACCCCGATGGCACCTCGGAGTTCAAGCCCCTGCGTTCCAATGTGAAGCCCTACGAGCCCAAGAACTACGAGCGCGATTTCTGGGGGCCCATCCCCATCTGGGAAGCCCTGCGCGATTCGCGCAATGTGCCTGCGGTCCGCACGCTGGATGATGTCGGCGTCCTGAATGTCATCGACTTCGCGCGGAAGTGCGGCATTACCGGCACCATCCCGCCCTATCCCAGCATGGCCCTCGGCTCGGCCGACCTCACACTGAAGGAGATGGTGCGCGGCTACGCCACCATCGCCAACGGCGGGCTGCAATCGCCAGCGCCCTTCCTGATCAAGAAGGTGGTGGACCGCAACGGCCGCGTGCTGGAGAGCCACGGCGGCAGCGCCACGGAGCAGGTGCTGGATCCCCAGAGCACCTTCCAGCTCATCCAGTGCCTGCAGGGCGTGGCCACCAGCGGCACCGGCGCCCGCAGCAACGAGGTGGGCTGGCCCGTGGCGGGCAAGACCGGGACCACTGACGATCACACCGACGGCTGGTTCATCGGCTTCTCCACCCGCGTGGTGTGCGGCGTGTGGGTGGGACTGGACGAGAAGAAAACCATCTTCCGCGGGGCCGACGGTGCCAAGGTGGCCCTGCCCATCTGGATCGACTTCATGAAGGCGGCCCTCCCCACCACTCCGCGGGAGGAATTCCAGGCGCCGGAGGGCATGGAGTGGGCCGATGTGGACCGCTACACCGGCCTATTGGCGACCTCTGCCACCTCCGACCGGGTGCTGCACCTGGCCTTCAAGCCCGGCACGGCGCCCCGGTCCGGCAGTGATGCCGAGGCCATCCAGAAGGTGCGGGAGGCCCGCGACAAGGCCAACGGACAGCCGACGGAGGTCCGCATCTGGGGCCGCCCCAAGCCCGTGGAGGAACCCAAGCCCGTGGACCTGGGCGCCAGCGATCCGAACGCCTAG